From the genome of Nodosilinea sp. FACHB-141, one region includes:
- a CDS encoding NINE protein, with protein sequence MMLAERSRRTAVILAWLGVLAPVSGFHKFYLGQPFWGTLYLLLSWTPLPRVACAVEGLMLMAQPLSAFAPSESSTSQAKGGLDPAQISALGVALRELDTLRQEGLISELEFEQKRRQLLDQVA encoded by the coding sequence ATGATGTTGGCAGAGCGTTCCCGTCGAACAGCCGTCATTCTAGCGTGGCTGGGGGTATTAGCCCCAGTGTCAGGATTCCACAAGTTTTACCTAGGCCAGCCCTTTTGGGGCACTCTCTATCTGCTCCTGAGCTGGACTCCCCTTCCTCGAGTTGCCTGTGCCGTTGAAGGTCTTATGCTAATGGCCCAACCTCTTAGTGCCTTTGCCCCATCAGAGTCTTCCACCAGTCAAGCTAAGGGGGGCCTTGACCCAGCCCAGATTAGCGCCCTTGGGGTGGCCCTGCGGGAGCTAGACACCCTGCGCCAGGAGGGGCTGATTTCGGAGCTGGAGTTTGAGCAGAAGCGACGTCAGCTTTTAGATCAAGTGGCCTAG
- a CDS encoding tetratricopeptide repeat protein, translated as MPHAAFSPEWLNRFTDPYALLGVSVAADERRILKRYRVVAKQLHPDALVDVPAELRQLADQVLPKLVNPAYQRLKQDKGRNEVLAALRFKVRRLSRDQQLQPTSKPGKYLLDVAEAEVDVFYEQAVDQLCDRQYASLAEFEACTQQLSELNLVYLRRKMGEPVIREKRSGLVAATAIASDSLADHPANNGKSSGQAYADRHYGRAQEYLKGKNVQAAIQELKDALKIDPQNSSYHCLMGQAYLMQKLPGMAKVHFKQALRLNPNNAVALKYARQLNLTMTDPPPRPAATPTQDNPKQPDSKPSDSPKRSLFGKLFSKGPSR; from the coding sequence ATGCCCCACGCTGCCTTCTCCCCCGAATGGCTCAACCGTTTCACCGATCCCTATGCGCTACTGGGTGTGTCAGTAGCAGCCGATGAGCGTCGCATTCTCAAGCGCTACCGGGTGGTAGCCAAACAGCTGCACCCCGATGCCTTAGTCGATGTGCCGGCCGAGCTGCGCCAGCTGGCCGACCAGGTGCTGCCCAAGCTAGTCAACCCCGCCTACCAGCGCCTCAAGCAAGACAAGGGCCGCAACGAGGTACTGGCGGCTCTCCGCTTCAAGGTGCGCCGCCTCAGCCGCGATCAGCAGCTCCAGCCCACCAGCAAACCCGGCAAGTATCTGCTAGATGTGGCCGAGGCCGAGGTAGACGTGTTTTACGAGCAGGCGGTCGATCAGCTCTGCGATCGCCAATATGCGTCTCTAGCCGAGTTTGAAGCTTGCACCCAGCAGCTCAGCGAACTCAACCTGGTGTACCTGCGCCGCAAGATGGGTGAGCCAGTGATTCGCGAAAAGCGTAGTGGGCTTGTAGCTGCCACCGCGATCGCATCTGATTCCCTAGCAGACCACCCTGCTAACAACGGCAAGTCATCGGGGCAGGCCTATGCCGATCGCCACTACGGCCGAGCCCAAGAATATCTCAAGGGTAAAAACGTTCAGGCCGCTATTCAAGAACTCAAGGATGCCCTGAAAATTGACCCTCAAAACAGCAGCTACCACTGCCTAATGGGCCAGGCCTATCTGATGCAAAAGCTGCCCGGCATGGCCAAGGTGCACTTTAAACAGGCGCTGCGCCTCAACCCCAACAACGCTGTGGCCCTGAAATATGCCCGGCAGCTCAACCTCACCATGACGGATCCCCCGCCTCGTCCTGCTGCCACACCCACGCAGGACAACCCTAAGCAGCCGGATAGCAAACCATCAGACAGCCCTAAGCGATCGCTGTTTGGCAAGCTATTTTCTAAAGGTCCTAGCCGTTAA
- a CDS encoding ComEA family DNA-binding protein, with product MLKRWQGLKAQLHPLAARLSQPNYRLQSYQEVEVAAKLGFTLDVNRATVDDWLRLPGLSIRQAQGLVRLRQAGVQFHCLEDLAAALGTAPSQLTPLAAVLSFCYYEEHCGTLPTVSLNQATLSQLCGLPGMPLALAQAVVQERSQRGPYQDLADLQRRLGLAPELVQTLMYYLRP from the coding sequence GTGCTAAAACGTTGGCAAGGCCTGAAGGCACAGTTACATCCCCTGGCGGCTCGCCTGAGCCAACCGAACTATCGGCTCCAGTCTTACCAGGAGGTTGAGGTGGCAGCCAAGCTGGGGTTCACTCTGGATGTAAACCGGGCGACGGTTGATGACTGGCTGCGGTTGCCTGGGCTGTCGATTCGCCAAGCCCAAGGGTTGGTGCGCCTGCGCCAGGCTGGAGTGCAGTTTCATTGCCTAGAAGATCTGGCGGCGGCCTTGGGAACGGCCCCGTCCCAGCTGACCCCCCTGGCTGCGGTACTGTCGTTTTGCTACTACGAGGAGCACTGCGGTACTCTGCCCACGGTGAGTTTAAACCAGGCCACCCTCTCGCAACTGTGTGGCCTGCCAGGTATGCCTCTCGCGCTGGCCCAAGCGGTAGTGCAGGAGCGATCGCAGCGCGGCCCCTACCAAGATCTAGCCGATCTCCAGCGTCGTCTGGGTCTAGCCCCAGAGCTGGTGCAGACCCTAATGTATTATCTACGGCCCTAG